The genomic segment ACCCGGCGGCCGGGGAAGTCGAAGCGGTGCATCAGCACCGCCAGCAGCGTGCCGATGACGCCGCAGCACACCACCGAGGCGAGCGAGGTCAGCACCGACAGCACGAGCGCCTGTCCCGACGCGCCGCCGAACAGGCTCCCGTAGTTGGCCGCCGCGCCGTCGCCGCCGGTGGAACCGGCCGCCGTGGTCGCCATGGGAATGACGACCAGGAACAGCAGGACGGCCACGATCGGCAGCGCCAGCACGTACACGAACCGGTCGCCGTCGGGCGTGAGCCGCCGCCGACGCTGCGGCGTGGAGGACGCCGGTTCGTCCGCCGCGCGGGGCGGCGTCATGGTCGGGGCGCTCACGGTCGCACCACCCACGCGCGCCCGGACTCGGGCCGCACCCCGACCGTGTCGCCGAGCCGCGGAAGGTCCACCCGGTCCGCGGCCGTGACGGCGAGGTCGAGGTCACCGGCCCGCAGGTCGAACTGGCAGTGCGACCCGGTGAACTCGATTCCCCGCACCTCGGCGTCGAACGTCCCGGCACCCGCGTCGGTGAACGTGAGGTGCTCGGGCCGGACCGACACGGCGACGGCGTCCCCCTCGGCGACGGCCAGATCGTCCGGATGTCCGGCCAGCACCGTCTTCCCGCCGGACACCCGCACCGCCACCTGCTCGCCCTCCCGGCCCACGACCTCGCCGGGCAACACGTTGCTGCGCCCGATGAAGCGCGCCACGAACGCCGAGGCCGGACGGTGATACACCTCGCGCGGCGTGCCGATCTGGTGCAGCTTTCCGGCGTCGAACACGGCGACGCGATCACTCATCGCCATCGCCTCGTTCTGGTCGTGGGTCACGTAGACACTCGTGATACCCGCGTCCTTCTGTGCCCGGCGGATCTCCGTGCGCATCTCCTCCCGCAGCTTCGCGTCGAGATTGGACAGTGGCTCGTCGAGCAGCAGCACCGCGGGGTTGATGACCAGCGCCCGGGCCAGCGCGACCCGCTGTTGCTGGCCGCCCGAGAGCTGGTCGATCCGGCGATCGGCGTACCCGTCGAGGCCGACCGCGTCGAGCGCGGCGGCGACCCGCTTGCGGCGCTCGTCCTTCGCCACCTTGCGCGACACCAGCCCGTACGCGACGTTCTGGGCGACGTCGTAGTGCGGGAACAGGGCGTAGTTCTGGAACACCATGCCGGTGCCGCGCTTGTTCGGCGGCACCGCGGTCATGTCACGACCGTCGAACAGGATGCGGCCGCTGCTGGGGGCGACGAAGCCCGCGATCATGCGCAACGTCGTCGACTTGCCGCAGCCGGACGGTCCGAGCAGCGTGAAGAACTCGCCCGCGCCGATGGTGACGTCGACGTCGTGCACCACCGGCGCGTTCGCGCCGTAGCTCTTGCTGATGCGGTCCAGGCGAACAGGGATCATGGGTAGGGTTTCCTTCGGGCGGGGACCGGAGCCGTCACTGCTTGTTCTTGATGTTCTCGCTCCAGTAGGAGATCCATTCCTTCTCCTTGGCAGCGACGCGCTCCCAGTCCACGGGCATCTCGGTCAGGTCCAGTTCGGCGAGCCAGCTCGGCTCCTGCTCCAGCTCGACGGTCGGCAGCTGGTAGTACTCCTCGGCGAGCTCCTTCTGGGTGTCCTCACCGAGCAGGAACGACAGGAACGCGTCCGCCGCCTCGCCGTTCGGCCCGTTCTTGATCTTCGCGACACCGTCGACGAGCTGCGGGTCGCCGGAGACCGCCGAGATCGGCTTGAACGGTGCGTCGTGCTTCTTCTGCTGCAGCAGCACGTCCTGCAGGTTCCACACGCTCACGGGCGCTTCCTCACGCTGCACCCGCAGATAGAGGTCGGTCGGGTTGGCGGCGTAGACCTTGGTGTTGGCGTCAAGCTCGCGAAGCCAGTCGTAACCGTCCTCGACGCTGTCGGCACGAGCGATCATCGCCGAGTAGATGCTGCGCATGGTCCCGGACGCGGCCACGTCCCGGATGGCGATCTTGTCCTTGAACTCGGGCTTGACGAGGTCATCCCAGTCCTTCGGGGCTTCCTCGGGGCTGAGCATGTTCTCGTTGTAGAAGATCACCTCGGGGAGCACCATCTCGCCGAGCCAGCGGCCGTCGGCGTCGCGGTAGCGCTCCGGCACGGCGTCGCGGACCTCCGCGGGCGCGGGCGCGAGCAGGTCCTGCTCGGCGGCGAGGCTGAACTGCTGTTGCGTGCCGCCCCACCAGATGTCGGCCTGAGGCCGGCCCTTCTCGGCGGACACGCGCTCGAACGCCTCCTGGGCGCCCAGCGTCAGCAGGCGCACCTTACCCTCGTACTCGGGGTTCGCCGCTTCGAAGTCCTGCACCACCTTCTCGGCCAGGCCCTTGTCGCGTGCCGTGTAGATGGTCAACCCACCGTCGGCTCCCGCGGACTCCAGGCCGCAGGCGGTGGTCGTTCCGGCGAGCATCAGCACACCGGCCAGGAGAGTGAGGATTCTGCGCATTCAGCTGCCCTTTCGTGGCGATGACTGCGGTGACTGCGTCGGGGCCGCAGCGTGGGACAACAGGGAAGGGGAGACCGCACCGACGTTCAGGGCTTGCGCGCCGAGTGCGGCGTAGACGACTTCGGGAGCGGACGGAGCCGACGCGCGCACGACCTCGCCGAGTTCGGCCAGACCGGCCTCGCCGAGTTGGGGTGCGGCTCCGGCGAAGACGATGCGCGCCGGGTTCGTGACACAGGCGCAGACGACGGCGGCGAAGGCCCAGGCCTCGATCACGTTGCGGCGAAGCCGCGCCACCGCGGGTTCGTCGGCCCGGGCCGCCAGTTCGGCGACCGGATCCAGCGTCCGGTGACCGTTCACCTCGGAGAGTGCGGCGCTGATACCGGGGACGCTCCACCGCTGCTCGAACCGGCCGCGGTCACCGGTGTGCGGGTCGGGCGGCACGCTCGTGGGCAGGAAGCCGATCTCCCCGGCGAACCCGGCCGCGCCCCGGCACAGCGACCCGCCGCTCACGACGGCGGCACCGATGCCGTACCCGACGTGGATGAGCACCAGATCGTCCACATCGGCCGCGGCACCGCGCTCGCGCTCGCCCAGGGCGATGAGGTTCACGTCGTTCTCGACCTGCACCGGAATGCCCGACCGCTCGGACAGCGCCGTGGCCAGGGAGTCCTCGCCGAGTGCCCGCAGGACGGGGGAGAGGGTCACGGAGCCCTTCTCCGTGGCGACACCGGGGAGCGAGAACACCACGCGGCTCGGCCGGGGATCGGGATGCGCGTCGAGGGCGTCGGTGGTGACGGCCACCAGGTCGTCCAGCGGTCTCGCTGGATCCACGCGGCGGCTGTGTCCGCCGAGCAGTTCGCCGGAGAGGTCGACGACGTCGGCGTTGGCCTGCTCGCCCTCCAGCGAGAGCGCGACGAGCGATTCCGCGGAGGGATTGAACTCCAGAAGGTGCGGGCGGCGGCCTCCCGAGGAGCCGCCCGTTCCCGCCTGGACGATGTGGCCGGAGGCCATGAGGTCCCGGACGATCATCGTGAGAGAGGAAGGCCGGTAGCCCGTGAGCTCGGCGAGTTCCGTCCGAGACACAGGACCGTGCTCCCGCAGCGCCGCGAGTACTGCTCCGGTGCGGATGCGGCGCAACGCTTCCTGTCCGGTCGGCGCCGACCGTTCGTGCGACATGGCGAACTTTATACGGCATCCGAAGTAAGTGCGGAACCCTCGATTTCCGTAGTCGTTCGGGCACGCAGCGCGAGCCCGCGAGCTGACAACGATTCAGAGGCTCCGTCGACCTGACGTGCGTCACATGGCGACGAGGCCGGGCGCGAGGAACAACACCGCACCCGCGCCCAGCAGGCCCGCTCCCCACAGCCGGCCGGCGAGCTCGGGGCGCGGCAGCACCTTCTCGATCGTGATCGCCGCGGCGATGACCGCCATCCACACCAGACTCATCACGCCCGCGGCGAGCAGCACCGCCATCAACCCCCAGCAGCACCCGACGCAGTAACCGCCGTGGCGCATGCCGACCGCGAACGCCCCGACGGGGCCGCGGGACGCCTGGGGACCGTGTCGCATGACCAGCGCCAGCGGCGAGCGGCAGCGCACCAGGCACCACCGCTTCAGCGGGGTGAACTGATAGCCGCCCGCGACGAGCAGTACGACCGCTCCCGTCTTGACCGCGGTCGTGCTCCCCGACTCGGCCACCGTGTCGAAGCCGCGCACCACCGCGTAGGCGAGCAGGCCGAGGGCGCTCCACACCGCGAGGTAGCCGAGCGTCAACCCGACGAGCACGCGACGCGTCCGCGTCCCCGCCGGCAGCAACGTGCGGACGCCGACCGTGAACGGCGTGATGGCGGGCAACATCATCGCCGCCATCATCACCACCCAGGTGAGGACGAAGAGGCCCAGGCCGACGGACATCGCCGCCATGTCCCCGCCCATCGGCGACGGGCCGGCGAGGATGCCCAGCCGCATGTCGGGCATCGCCACCACACTCGTGACGACCCACGCCGCCGCGGCGAGGACGAGCAGTGCCGCGGCGAGCGCCCACTCGACACCGCTCCACGCACGGAGCGAGGGGACACCCCGGCCGGCTGCCTGACGGGTCATGCTCAGTCGGGCCCCGACCAGTCGAAGGGGATGAGCTTGCTGGAGTTGCCGGAACGATCCCACGCGTAGCCGTAGGCGTCGGCGTGGTCGCTGACCGCGGCGCCCCACGTGGCGGGCGGCTGCCCCGGCCCGACCTCCGCGCCGGGAAGGTTGTGCACCTGCACCCGGGCGCCCGGGGACGACGTCGGGCCGGTCAACGCCTCCGCGCGGGCCTCTGCCCTGCCGGGCACGCGAACCCCCCAGGTCGACAGGTCGTCGGCGATCGACACCTCGATGTCGGCG from the Saccharomonospora azurea NA-128 genome contains:
- a CDS encoding ROK family transcriptional regulator encodes the protein MSHERSAPTGQEALRRIRTGAVLAALREHGPVSRTELAELTGYRPSSLTMIVRDLMASGHIVQAGTGGSSGGRRPHLLEFNPSAESLVALSLEGEQANADVVDLSGELLGGHSRRVDPARPLDDLVAVTTDALDAHPDPRPSRVVFSLPGVATEKGSVTLSPVLRALGEDSLATALSERSGIPVQVENDVNLIALGERERGAAADVDDLVLIHVGYGIGAAVVSGGSLCRGAAGFAGEIGFLPTSVPPDPHTGDRGRFEQRWSVPGISAALSEVNGHRTLDPVAELAARADEPAVARLRRNVIEAWAFAAVVCACVTNPARIVFAGAAPQLGEAGLAELGEVVRASAPSAPEVVYAALGAQALNVGAVSPSLLSHAAAPTQSPQSSPRKGS
- a CDS encoding ABC transporter ATP-binding protein, with amino-acid sequence MIPVRLDRISKSYGANAPVVHDVDVTIGAGEFFTLLGPSGCGKSTTLRMIAGFVAPSSGRILFDGRDMTAVPPNKRGTGMVFQNYALFPHYDVAQNVAYGLVSRKVAKDERRKRVAAALDAVGLDGYADRRIDQLSGGQQQRVALARALVINPAVLLLDEPLSNLDAKLREEMRTEIRRAQKDAGITSVYVTHDQNEAMAMSDRVAVFDAGKLHQIGTPREVYHRPASAFVARFIGRSNVLPGEVVGREGEQVAVRVSGGKTVLAGHPDDLAVAEGDAVAVSVRPEHLTFTDAGAGTFDAEVRGIEFTGSHCQFDLRAGDLDLAVTAADRVDLPRLGDTVGVRPESGRAWVVRP
- a CDS encoding extracellular solute-binding protein, with product MRRILTLLAGVLMLAGTTTACGLESAGADGGLTIYTARDKGLAEKVVQDFEAANPEYEGKVRLLTLGAQEAFERVSAEKGRPQADIWWGGTQQQFSLAAEQDLLAPAPAEVRDAVPERYRDADGRWLGEMVLPEVIFYNENMLSPEEAPKDWDDLVKPEFKDKIAIRDVAASGTMRSIYSAMIARADSVEDGYDWLRELDANTKVYAANPTDLYLRVQREEAPVSVWNLQDVLLQQKKHDAPFKPISAVSGDPQLVDGVAKIKNGPNGEAADAFLSFLLGEDTQKELAEEYYQLPTVELEQEPSWLAELDLTEMPVDWERVAAKEKEWISYWSENIKNKQ
- a CDS encoding DUF2182 domain-containing protein → MTRQAAGRGVPSLRAWSGVEWALAAALLVLAAAAWVVTSVVAMPDMRLGILAGPSPMGGDMAAMSVGLGLFVLTWVVMMAAMMLPAITPFTVGVRTLLPAGTRTRRVLVGLTLGYLAVWSALGLLAYAVVRGFDTVAESGSTTAVKTGAVVLLVAGGYQFTPLKRWCLVRCRSPLALVMRHGPQASRGPVGAFAVGMRHGGYCVGCCWGLMAVLLAAGVMSLVWMAVIAAAITIEKVLPRPELAGRLWGAGLLGAGAVLFLAPGLVAM